The window GCGCTTAAATCAGTCACCTTTAGGTTGTGCGGCTCTTGCGGGTACAACCTATGATATTGACCGTTATAAATTAGCAGAATCTCTAGGGTTTGATGGTCCATGTATGAACTCTTTGGATGCGGTATCTGACAGAGATTACGTGCTTGATTTATTATTTGCTGCCAGCACCGGGATGATGCATTTATCCCGTTTTGCTGAAGATTTGATTTTCTTCAATTCTGGTGAAGCCAACTTTATTACCCTTGGCGATCAGGTAACGTCTGGCAGCTCATTGATGCCACAGAAGAAAAATCCGGATGCGCTGGAATTAATGCGTGGTAAAACCGGGCGAGTATTCGGCTCATTACAGGCGCTACTGGTTACATTAAAAGGCCTGCCTCTGGCGTATAACAAGGATATGCAAGAAGATAAGCAAGGCTTGTTTGACGCGCTAGAGCAATGGTCGAGCTGTCTGGTAATGATGAAAGAAGTGGTCAATTCCATTGAGTTGAATTCTGCGGCTTGTCAGAAAGCTGCCCGTGAAGGTTATGCGAATGCCACTGAGCTAGCCGATTATCTGGTTTCAAAAGGTGTACCATTTAGAACCGCCCATGAAATTACCGGTGCCGTGGTGCTTTATGCTATCAATCAACGTTTGCCGCTTGAGAATCTGCGCCTTGATGAATTTAAGCAGTTCTCGAACCTAATCGAAGACGATGTCTATCCAATTCTTGAGCTCGAATACCTGGTTGATAAACGTAATATCCTCGGTGGTACAGGTATTGAACCGGTTGAGAAGGTGATTGAACAAAACCGTCATCAGTTTGGCAGCGCCAAATTCGTAGTGCGTGATGCCAAGTTAACGGACATTCGTGCCATCGTAAAACTGGTTAATTACTGGTCCTCCAGAGAAGAGAATTTGCCTCGCGGCGAAGAAGATCTAATTCGCAGTATCCGTGATTTTGCTGTTGTCGAAGTTAATGGTCAGGTATGTGCTTGTGCGGCGCTTTATGTTTA is drawn from Thalassotalea sp. PS06 and contains these coding sequences:
- the argH gene encoding argininosuccinate lyase, which codes for MALWGGRFQSGSSDKFKAFNDSLPFDHVLVHQDIQGSIGWSKAIQKAGVLTVEEQQQLEQGLLDLAAKVENGEVDFSESSAEDIHSWVEAELTLTLGDVARKLHTGRSRNDQVSTDLRLWSREQVDILLKTLTSCVQELLNLADNNKHHILPGYTHLQRAQPVRFAHWCMAYVEMLKRDISRLEDARVRLNQSPLGCAALAGTTYDIDRYKLAESLGFDGPCMNSLDAVSDRDYVLDLLFAASTGMMHLSRFAEDLIFFNSGEANFITLGDQVTSGSSLMPQKKNPDALELMRGKTGRVFGSLQALLVTLKGLPLAYNKDMQEDKQGLFDALEQWSSCLVMMKEVVNSIELNSAACQKAAREGYANATELADYLVSKGVPFRTAHEITGAVVLYAINQRLPLENLRLDEFKQFSNLIEDDVYPILELEYLVDKRNILGGTGIEPVEKVIEQNRHQFGSAKFVVRDAKLTDIRAIVKLVNYWSSREENLPRGEEDLIRSIRDFAVVEVNGQVCACAALYVYSTGLAEIRSLGVSVNHQGKGYGQKLCQYLLDRAKAMSLLKVFVLTRKPKFFSNLGFIEGDKDALPEKVMKDCDLCPKQDNCDEEALLYHLSDHHSMPQMLNAIEINEVV